One Trichormus variabilis 0441 genomic window, TATTGTGCTTAAGGTTTGCCCTTCTAACATTTGTAAAATACAAGCATTGACGGCGAAACTTTCAGCAAATGCAGTGGCAATGGGTGTCAGAATTGTTTCTAAACTGTTTGAGGCTTGTGTCACCTGCACCAAAACTGTTAACAGTGACATTTGGGCATTAGCACGGCGTAATTCTTCTGTCCTTTGCTTGAGCAAATCATAGGTTTCTGCTGCCCTCTGGACAACTGCTTTCAGTTCGCCAGGGTCCCAGGGCTTAGTAATATACTTGTAGACTTGCCCAGCATTAATCGCCTCTACCAAGTCTTCAATATCCGTAAAACCAGTCAGAATTATTCTCACTGTATCGGGGAACTGAGGCACAGTTTTACTCAAAAACTCAGTTCCTTTCATTTCTGGCATTCGCTGATCGGAGATAATTACGGCTACTTCTCCTTCTGCGGCCAATACTTCTAAGGCATTTACTCCGCTATCAGCTTTGAGGACATTAAAATCTCGGCGAAAAGTGCGATAAAGCAAGTCTAAATTATCTGGCTCATCGTCAACCACTAAAATCTTCAGTTTTTTTGTTCGTTCCAATGTTGCGGATTGACGGCGACCAGTCTGAATTTCGGTAACAGCATCAGCCATAAGTTACTACCTGTAAATATTTTTATATTGTTATATTCCCTACAAGCTTAGTAGATTATCCTTACCAAGCCTTGCGGGAATTTGCTGATATAGTTTTCCCTACTGTAATGAGTAATATTCATAACTCAAAAATATATTTGGCGGTAGAGTGTAGAGATGGTTAGCTGTTAAAGATTACAATAAGATTTACTGATGCAGTATAAAGTTAAGCTGATGAGCGTTTAAATTGTGTCTTATTGAAAATCTATAATCTCAGCACTGCTACCATTTCTTCTCTACGAAACGCTACAAAAACATTTTGTTGAATCTTGAATTGCAATATGACTGAATTACCACCCAACGCTCCTAATCCAGAGAACACTAGCAATGAATTGGCACAAGAATTGTTACGAAAATTAAGACAAAAACAAGGTAATTGGGTGGAATGGGGTCAGGCGATCGCCTCTCTACAAAAATCTGGTTACAATCCTCAAGATATTTTTGAAGCAACTGGATTTGAACCAGTACAACAAAATCAGGTAATTGTTGGCTCTCAAGTTTATAATTCTTTAGAAAAAGCAGGAGCATCAGCAGCCACATTAGCCCATTATGCTACACGGGGAAGTGATGTTTTATATGAATTACGTTTGCTCACCCATGAAGAACGAGCGGCGGCGGGTGAATTGACCTTTACTCATAAAGTCGATGCAGATGAGGCGCGGGAAGTAGCCAAAGCGATTAAAGATTTCTCTCGCTTCCGCATCTTACCAGAAGGATTCTCTAGCCATCCTGGGGATGCAGTCGCCTATCAAGCTTGGAAATTAGCACGGCAATACTCAGATTTGCAAGAGCGATCGCGTCTCATTGCCAAAGGGTTACGTTTTGCTCACAGTGAAACAGCTAGGAAACAAATCGAACAATTACTAGTAGATTTTACCGTTGTTTCTAAGCGTCCGGCTCCCATTCCGCCCTTTTTCCGCTTCGATACAGAAGATGAGTTACCCCGGATTGTTCCTGTTGTAGGTGAGTTACCTTTAAAAGCCCAAGAATTAAAAGCTGTTCCCTTAGTTGAAGAAGTTGAGCCATTTCGCCTAGTAAAATTTGTTGGTGAACAGGCTTGGGTAGCTTTGCCTGGTTGGCAAGTTTTATTAGCAGCAGAAGACCCAGTAACAATTTTAGCCACAAGCGATCGCTTTCCTAAGCAGAATCAAACTGAGTCTGGGCCTGTGTTAGTAGTGGTAGATCGTTCTCAACGGGAATGGAATGATTTTAGTTATTTTGCCGTAGATCACGACGGCGAATTAGATTTTCAGTGGTTTGAAACGGAACCAGAGTTTCCCATATTAGGAAAGGTGATTATTCTGGTTCGTCCGCGAAAAATTTTGGATGAAAACGTAACTAAGGACTCGTGGCAAATTGACGAGTAATTTAAGTGCTATGAAGCGGGAATAGCAGCGCTGAAAATAGTAGCGGGGCGTTGAGTAACGTCCTGAGTAATTATTTTTGAATTTTAAATTGATATGTCAGAGACTAATGTTACTGCCACAGTATCAGTATCCCAACCGTCATTTGTTGCGCTTTTGCAGGAGAGAATTGCTCTAATTCGCAGTACTCTGCGCCCAGGACAACAACAAATGGCTGACTGGCAGTCGGGGCCTTTGGCGGTATCGGCTGTACCTGGTGCTGGTAAATCTACGGGGATGGCGGCGGCGGCGGCGATCGCTATTGCTCGTCAGTATCAGCAGGCGGCGGAGTCGCGCACATCTTCCCGTCGTCAGTTGGTGGTAGTTACTTTTACTCGTTCTGCGGCTGCCAATATTAAAGCAAAAATCCGCAACTACCTCAAGCAATTATCCTTACCGCAAACTGGTTTTGCTGTTTATACTCTGCATGGTTTGGCGTTGAACATTGCCAGTCGCCATCCTGATTTGTCGGGGTTAGAGTTAGAAAATGTCACCCTCATCACCCCTAACCAAAGCCATCGCTTTATTCGTACCGCAGTCGAACAATGGATTAATAATCATCCCCGGCTTTATTTGCGGTTATTGGAAGGACAGCAATTTGATGGTGAAGAGACAGAAAGGTTACGTCGCCAGTCAGTATTGCGGACGGAAATTTTACCTGATTTGGCAACTACCGTGATTCATGAAGCCAAAAGTTCTGGTATATCACCAGAGCAACTACGGCAATGGAGTCAGGAAACTACAGACGCTTACGAGATTTTAACAATTGCGGCGGGTTTATACGAACAGTATCAAAATCTGATGCGATCGCGCGATTTCATCGACTACGACGACATGATTTTAGCAGCCCTACGCGTCTTGGAAAACGACAGCGCCCGACGCATTGAGCAAAACCAAGTTTTCGCCGTCTTTGAAGACGAAGCCCAAGATTCTAGCCCCTTGCAAACGCAGTTATTAGAGATTTTGGCGAGTGGTGGAGAGGCAGGGGGCAGGGGGCAGGGGGCAGGGGGAGAACTGACTGCAAGATTTTCGCCCAATCCTCAATCCCCAATCCCCAATCCCCAGTCCCCAATCCCCAATCCCCAGTCCCCAATCCCCAATCCCCAGTCCCCAATCCCCAATCCCCAGTCCCCAATCCCCAGTCCCCAATCCCCAATCAACTTAATTCGTGTCGGCGACCCCAACCAAGCGATTAACTCTACTTTTACCCCGGCTGACCCGATTTACTTTCGGGAATTTTGTCAAGAATGCGATCGCTCTCGTAGACTAGCAACAATGGATCAAGCTGGTCGTAGTACTGCCATGATTATTGCAGCCGCTAATTTTGCGCTGGAATGGGTAAATAGTACTTACATCGCCAAAAATCAAAAGTCTCCCCATCTTCCTTTGTCCACCCCCTTTAGTCTGCAAACAATACGTCCTGTCCACCAAACTGATGTCAACCCAGCACCAGTAGGTAGGGGATTAGAATTACATACACCCCGTGATATTTATCACACTGTAGAATTGCTATCTCAAAGGGTGATTGAGTTATTAACTGAAGACATGGGCAAGAGTGCGGCGGTGTTAGTGCGGGAGAATCGCCAAGGACGTTGGTTGGCGGAGGCGCTGGCACCTAAGTGTAAAGAGCATAATATTACACTATTTGATGTGGGAGAAGGCGATCGCCGTTCTCATGTTCCTCAAGAGATTTTAGCGTTATTGCAATTTTGCGATCGCCCCCATTCTCCCGATTACCTCAAAGCAGCTTTGGAAGCATTGGTAAAGCGCCAATTAATTCCGACTCAAGACCTCAACGCCTTGGCTAGTCTACCAGAGGAATTTTTGTATCCTGGCCCCTTAGCTGCACCCCAATCAGAAGTAGTCCAAAAAGCCTCTCATCTTTGTCGTAGTTTACTGCGCGCTCGTTTGGAATTGCCTCTATATCAGATTATTTCCTTCCTCGCCTTGACCTTAAATTATGACCAAGCGGAACTAGCAACTGCTGATAAACTTTCGGAACGGGTAAACAAGCAAATAGCTGGTAACAACTCAATGGGGGCTATGCTTTCAGCCTTAAGTGAAATCGTCAATTCCGAACGTTTTGAACCTGTGGAAACCGATGATTCGGAAGCCCGTTACACCCGCAATGGTCAATTAACGGTTATCACCATGCACAAAGCCAAAGGGCTGGACTGGAATTATGTTTTTATCCCCTTCCTCCATGAAAACTTAATCCCTGGTCGATTTTGGGTTCCGCCCCAAAGCCAGTTTTTGGGTGACTTTACTTTATCAGAAGTTGCCCGCGCCCAGATTCGGGCTGCGCTTCATGGTGAAACTGGAATACCGGAAGTAACTTCAGCTTGGGAGCAAGCAAAACACTTGAAAACGGCGGAAGAATATCGTTTACTATATGTGGCGATGACCAGGGCAAAGCAACTACTGTGGATGTCTGCGGCGCAAAAAGCCCCCTTTACTTGGAGTAAACCAGAGAATTTACAAGAACAAGCCCCTTGTCCAGTTTTTTCAGCTTTAAAGCGCCAGTTTCCTGAATTTGTAATTCACACTCAGCCTTCATGAATCGTCAAGGTTAGCTAATAGTTCTAAAATGACTCCATTCGTCCAACCAAAACCTATCTCATTAGAACTATAGCCAAAGCAGATTTCATCGGAAACTTGAGCCGAACAACGTTCTACATCGTATTTTTCTACAAAAAAACCGTATTTCGTAAATTCTTGAATCGCCATAGTTAGGAATTTATGAGCAATATCATCCCCCTCCTTGCGATATCCGTAACGATAAAGTCCTTGGACTGCAATTAAGGTGAGTGGGGCCCAGCCAAAAGGTGCGTCCCATTGGTTCCCCGTTACACGGGTGCTGGTGAATATTCCTCCTGGGGCTGTAAATAAGGAAAGATTTTCTACAATGCGTTGGGCTTGTTCTGGGGAGGAAAGACCTGTCCACAGGGGATAGAAGGTAGTGGCAAATTCATAATGACGGCGTTTGCCACTGTAGAAGTGATAGTCTAAATAAATTCCTTTTTCTTCATCCCACAGGTATTGATTGATACGCTCACGGCGAATATTAGCGCGATCGCTCCATTGTTCTGCAAGTTCTGGATTATCTAAAATCTTGTGAATTTGCGTTAAGTCTTGCTCCATTTGATAAAGCAGGCTGTTCAAACAGACGGGCGCATAATGGACGATATCAACGCTAAAGGGGCCGAAACGGTTGGTGATATCAAAACCAGACTCACGCATGGAGCGATCGCCTTTGTAAAATAAGTCTGTGAGTTCGTCTTTTTCTGAGTCATAAAACAAACTCACATCATAGTCATCAATCTCAAATGTTTTGTAATACTCCTTGACGCGTTCGTAGTGGCTGCGTCCGGCTTCATCCAGTTCGGAAAATAATACTTCTGGTGCAGCCCCTTCGCCTAAGGCGTAGTATCTAGATAAGCCCGTGGCTGAATTTAGGTGAGGTGGAACTACCCAATAATAGTAAAACTGTTCTAGCAATGGCAGGGTTGATTTGAGCCATGCTTGGTCTTGGGTGTGCTGGAATAACGCCAATACCATCATACTCAGGACGGGGGGTTGCGATCGCGTCAGCATATAGGTACGGTTGGCGTTGAGGATCGTACCGTAATGCTGGACTTGGTAAAGTAGCTGATCAACTTGACTTTGGGCTAGTTCCCATTCTTCATCTTGCAACAGTCCAAGCAAAATAAAATAGCTATCCCAACCATACATTTCATTAAAACGACCACCAGGGACGACGTAAGGCCCTGGGAGATATAACAATCCGTGTTCTTGGATGGCTTCAACTTCGCTGGGTAAGGTGCGAATTTCTATTTGCTGCATCTCTTTTGTCGAGAGCGATCGCTCTAATACGGACTTGACTGTATTACAGTCTTCTTGGGGGGAGATGTAGATAATCCAAGGGGTGTTGGGTTGGTGTTCTAGTTTGGTGTCTTGGGCGGATTCTAGTAAATGTTGGTGGGAGCGGGTGAGGGTTTTCCAGGTTTGTTTGATGTAGGTTCTGACGGTGTTTTTGGTCATGGGTTTTTTCTCACGCATTCGACGAAGTCGTTCTCGAAGAGTAGGCGCAGAGGCGCAAAGAAGAGAGGGAAGAGGGTTATTGGGCGATTAATAAGGCTACGGGGAAGTGGGTGAGGGCTTGGGCGATGGGTAGGGTGTCTTCGGTTTGTAGGGTTTGGTGGGTGAGGGGGTTGTACCAGATTTGGGGGGGGAGTTTTAGGTGAGTATCTTGCCAGATTTCGCCTAGTGGGGGTTTTCCTGGGGGGGTGAGGGTGGTGAGGAAGCGGGGGGTGATGGCGATCAATGTTTGCTCACCTTTTTGTCTGGCAAATGCGATGATATGGTTGGCGTGGGTTCCGTGAACTTCTAGCGGGAGATATTCGCCGTCTTGGAATAATTCTAGGTATTGTGTTCTGGTTTTGAGGGCTTGGAGTGTTAAAAATAGTTTGATTCTACCGTCGGTTTTTTGATGGAGTAGTTCGGAAATTAAGCCGAGAATATCGGTTTTGCTTTGCTCTTGGATGGTAGTTAAATAATCCCGCCGTTGTTCAAAATCAACAGGACGACGGTTGTCGGGGTCAACTAAGCTTAAGTCCCAAAGTTCTGTTCCTTGGTAAAAATCGGGTACACCAGGAGCAGCAATTTTCAGGAGAGTTTGGGAAAGGGAGTTAAATATCCCATATTCGGCGATTTTCTCTTGAAAGGGTTGGAATGTCTCTAAAAATTGCCGTGATAAGTTTGGGTCAAGTATTTTCTGAATGAAGGAGGTACAAGCTTCTTCATACTCATTATCGGGGCGTAACCATGCGGTATGTACTTTCGCTTCCCGAATGGCTTTAATCATGTAGTCTTGCACTCTCTGGACAAAGGACGCTTGTTCATGTTCTGCAAAAGGAAACGCGCCTACCAGAGTTTGATAGAGAAAATATTCGTCGTTGCGATCAGGTTGGTTATTGCTACGATGTACCTGATTAAGTTGGCTCCATTGATTTACCTGTTCTTCCCACTCCTGGGGAATTTCAGATAACACATTTAACCTTGCTCTCATGTCTTCGCCGCGCTTTGTGTCATGGGTAGCTGTGGCGTTCATGGTGTGAGGCCAGTTAGCTTGGTGTTGTTGGTTAAAGTGATGGAATTTATCGACATTAATACCAAAATGGCTGGGATTTCCGCCTACTTCATTCAAGGAAAGCAGACGGTTGTAGACATATAAGGTAGTATCTTCTACACCTTTAGCCATGAGAGGCCCACTGTATTGCTGCATCCGCAAGACAAAATATATCCACTGTTCCCGTTCTGTTTGGGTAAGGGAAGCATCGAATTCCAGCAGCATGACTTTTTCTATAAAGTTCATCTCGTGATGTAGGAGAGGAACTTGTTTTTTAGCTGTCTTCATTACTTCTAGGATGCAGGCTTTATCGCTATCTCCAATCCCATCGGGAGTGATATAAGTGCGGTAAATGGGAAAGAGGGTCAGAACTTCGGCGATCGCTCGCTTCAACCCATTCAATGTAAAATCATTCCCATAGCGGTATTTACTGGCAATATTCTTTAACAAATTCGCCAAATTATCTATGTCACCTGCTAAGTTCTTGTCTAAAATCAGGTGTTTTTTCTCATTCACAAGGGATGGATAATCTACAGGCTTACCAATAAATTTATGGTAGATATGATCAAAAAATGATTCATTTGTAGATTGACAAAATACCCCATTTACATAATTCAAAAAATCATATCCAGACGTACCTTGAATATCCCAATTTTCTGGTAAATCTTCAGTTAATTCTAAAATCTTCTCAACCGTGACATAAACATCCCCCATTTTTTCCCGTAGACGTTCTAAATACTGCGTCGGTTGATAAAGTCCGTCAATATGGTCAATTCTTAATCCAGTGAATATGCCCTGTTCTACTAATTGGTGAATTAAACTATGTGTATTGTTAAACACGCGCAATTCTTCTACTTTCACGGAAATCAATTCGTTAACAGTAAAGAACCGCCTATAGTTCATTTCTTCCGCCCCAACCTTCCAGAAAGCGAGGCGATAGAATTGGTCATTGAGTAAGTCATCTAACAAATTAAAACTTTCAGAATTCCCTGGTTCACCGTTAAATATTTGAATATTTTCCTCAATGAATGCGTGAATATCATCATTACTGGTGTAGAGTTCCCAAATCAAACCCTTGATAAAAGCAATTTGGTCTTGTCGCTGTTTTCCTGCAACTTCCGAGGGAACACTTTTCAGAATGTAGAGAATGCCTAAAAGTTTAATAAAATCAGGGTGATTACGTCCCAGCATACGCGTGAGTTTACCCAAATTATGAGTAATAAATTTTGTGTAAGACTCTAACCGCAATGGCAATTTTAAACTGTAATAGTTAACGGTTAAACCATTTTGCTCATATTGTAGTTGAATATTTCCCTTTTCTAGAGATTCACCATAAAAATCCCCTAGCAAAGGAGCAAGGATACGCTCTTGACTATTAGCAAATGGAGAGTTCCAACACACATCAAAGTAGTCTGTATAGCTAGAATCCGGGCCATGTTCCAGCACATCCATTAAATATGGATTTTCGCTACTATAAGCCATGTGGTTTGGGACAATATCTTGCAACCAACCCAGACCTAGAGACTGTAATTCAGCTACCAAAGCCTCAAAAGCCTGAGTAGTTCCTAGTTGGGGATTGAGTTGTGACCCATCCACCACATCATAACCATGTGTACTACCAGTTCTAGCCTTAAAAATCGGAGAAGCGTACAAATCAGAAATACCTAAATCTGCTAGGTAAGATGCGATCGCTCTAGCATCATCAAACCCAAACTCCGGTGTAAACTGAACTCTATAAGTTGCCTTTGGTATTCTCATAATTTATAACTCTTAATTTAATAAACCCAACAAACACTCCGCGCCCCTCTGCGTTAAAAAAACCTCCTAAACCTCATACAAAACCAAACTTGTAGGCTGTAAAACAACCTCCTCCCCCACAGACAACTTCTCAACGCCTCCAGAATCAGAAGAATCTAACAACTTCCGCACACTTTTCTGAATTGGTAAAACCACCGTCACCGGAGAAGTATTAAAATTCATCACCAATATCACTTCGCCAGACTCACACCAACGCCGCACCACAACTATTTGCTTATCCTCATCACTAGTTGCTTCGATACTGTCGCGGTCATAATTCTGCAATGCGGGATGAGTTTTACGTAAATGAATTAACTGACGATACCAATCCCATAAAACCTTGTGCTGACCTTGATGACGTAATTCCCAGTTGAGTTTACACCGCAAGAAAGTTTCCGCCGATTCGGGGTCTGGTGGGTCTTCCGCATAATGGAACGCCTCAAACTCTTCCTTGCGTCCAGCACGTACAGCTTGAATCAAATCCGGGTCAGAATGACTCACAAAATATATAAAAGGTGCAGTTTCGCCATATTCTTCACCCATAAACAACAACGGTAAATAAGGCGATAGCAACACAGCACCAGCCGCTAACTTCAAACCCGCAAAGGAAATCCGCTCAGATAAGCGTTCCCCCTGCATTTGATTACCTATTTGGTCATGATTTTGAATACATACCGAAAACTGAGATAATGGGCGATCGCGGCATGATATACCATGAAAACGTTTACGGTGTGGCGCATACCGCCAATCATAGACAAAAGTATCTGCGTAAGCTTTAGCTAAATCCGCACACTTACCGAAGTCTTGATAATAACCTTGGCGATCGCCTGTTAACAATGCGTGTAATGCGTGGTGAAAATCATCACTCCACTGTGCATCCAGTCCATAACCACCCAATTCTACCGGACGAATGATTTGGGGATTATTCAAGTCGCTTTCAGCAATCAAAAGGCGTTTCCATGTTCCCCTTTGGGAGAAGTTATGTACAACCTCCGCCAACTCCCGCAAGAAATGCTTTGCACCCAAATCATAGATTGCTTGAATCGCATCCAAGCGCAACCCATCTATGTGGAACTCTTCCAACCAATACAGCGCATTCTCAATAAAATAATTCCGCACACCTTGACTATAGGCATCATCGAAATTCATCGCATTGCCCCAAGGTGTCTTATATGTTCTAGTAAAATAGGGCGCGAACTGACCCATGTAATTACCTTCTGGGCCAAAGTGGTTATAAACCACATCCAGCACTACAGCAATACCATTTTCGTGACAAGCATTGACAAATTGCTTTAAATCTGAAGGACTCCCGTAGGAATTTTGCACAGCAAACGGATAAACGCCATCATAACCCCAGTTACGGTATGCTAAATCAGCCTCAATATGAGTATCACCCGG contains:
- a CDS encoding ATP-dependent helicase; translation: MSETNVTATVSVSQPSFVALLQERIALIRSTLRPGQQQMADWQSGPLAVSAVPGAGKSTGMAAAAAIAIARQYQQAAESRTSSRRQLVVVTFTRSAAANIKAKIRNYLKQLSLPQTGFAVYTLHGLALNIASRHPDLSGLELENVTLITPNQSHRFIRTAVEQWINNHPRLYLRLLEGQQFDGEETERLRRQSVLRTEILPDLATTVIHEAKSSGISPEQLRQWSQETTDAYEILTIAAGLYEQYQNLMRSRDFIDYDDMILAALRVLENDSARRIEQNQVFAVFEDEAQDSSPLQTQLLEILASGGEAGGRGQGAGGELTARFSPNPQSPIPNPQSPIPNPQSPIPNPQSPIPNPQSPIPSPQSPINLIRVGDPNQAINSTFTPADPIYFREFCQECDRSRRLATMDQAGRSTAMIIAAANFALEWVNSTYIAKNQKSPHLPLSTPFSLQTIRPVHQTDVNPAPVGRGLELHTPRDIYHTVELLSQRVIELLTEDMGKSAAVLVRENRQGRWLAEALAPKCKEHNITLFDVGEGDRRSHVPQEILALLQFCDRPHSPDYLKAALEALVKRQLIPTQDLNALASLPEEFLYPGPLAAPQSEVVQKASHLCRSLLRARLELPLYQIISFLALTLNYDQAELATADKLSERVNKQIAGNNSMGAMLSALSEIVNSERFEPVETDDSEARYTRNGQLTVITMHKAKGLDWNYVFIPFLHENLIPGRFWVPPQSQFLGDFTLSEVARAQIRAALHGETGIPEVTSAWEQAKHLKTAEEYRLLYVAMTRAKQLLWMSAAQKAPFTWSKPENLQEQAPCPVFSALKRQFPEFVIHTQPS
- the treY gene encoding malto-oligosyltrehalose synthase — protein: MRIPKATYRVQFTPEFGFDDARAIASYLADLGISDLYASPIFKARTGSTHGYDVVDGSQLNPQLGTTQAFEALVAELQSLGLGWLQDIVPNHMAYSSENPYLMDVLEHGPDSSYTDYFDVCWNSPFANSQERILAPLLGDFYGESLEKGNIQLQYEQNGLTVNYYSLKLPLRLESYTKFITHNLGKLTRMLGRNHPDFIKLLGILYILKSVPSEVAGKQRQDQIAFIKGLIWELYTSNDDIHAFIEENIQIFNGEPGNSESFNLLDDLLNDQFYRLAFWKVGAEEMNYRRFFTVNELISVKVEELRVFNNTHSLIHQLVEQGIFTGLRIDHIDGLYQPTQYLERLREKMGDVYVTVEKILELTEDLPENWDIQGTSGYDFLNYVNGVFCQSTNESFFDHIYHKFIGKPVDYPSLVNEKKHLILDKNLAGDIDNLANLLKNIASKYRYGNDFTLNGLKRAIAEVLTLFPIYRTYITPDGIGDSDKACILEVMKTAKKQVPLLHHEMNFIEKVMLLEFDASLTQTEREQWIYFVLRMQQYSGPLMAKGVEDTTLYVYNRLLSLNEVGGNPSHFGINVDKFHHFNQQHQANWPHTMNATATHDTKRGEDMRARLNVLSEIPQEWEEQVNQWSQLNQVHRSNNQPDRNDEYFLYQTLVGAFPFAEHEQASFVQRVQDYMIKAIREAKVHTAWLRPDNEYEEACTSFIQKILDPNLSRQFLETFQPFQEKIAEYGIFNSLSQTLLKIAAPGVPDFYQGTELWDLSLVDPDNRRPVDFEQRRDYLTTIQEQSKTDILGLISELLHQKTDGRIKLFLTLQALKTRTQYLELFQDGEYLPLEVHGTHANHIIAFARQKGEQTLIAITPRFLTTLTPPGKPPLGEIWQDTHLKLPPQIWYNPLTHQTLQTEDTLPIAQALTHFPVALLIAQ
- a CDS encoding RuBisCO accumulation factor 1 — protein: MTELPPNAPNPENTSNELAQELLRKLRQKQGNWVEWGQAIASLQKSGYNPQDIFEATGFEPVQQNQVIVGSQVYNSLEKAGASAATLAHYATRGSDVLYELRLLTHEERAAAGELTFTHKVDADEAREVAKAIKDFSRFRILPEGFSSHPGDAVAYQAWKLARQYSDLQERSRLIAKGLRFAHSETARKQIEQLLVDFTVVSKRPAPIPPFFRFDTEDELPRIVPVVGELPLKAQELKAVPLVEEVEPFRLVKFVGEQAWVALPGWQVLLAAEDPVTILATSDRFPKQNQTESGPVLVVVDRSQREWNDFSYFAVDHDGELDFQWFETEPEFPILGKVIILVRPRKILDENVTKDSWQIDE
- a CDS encoding response regulator: MADAVTEIQTGRRQSATLERTKKLKILVVDDEPDNLDLLYRTFRRDFNVLKADSGVNALEVLAAEGEVAVIISDQRMPEMKGTEFLSKTVPQFPDTVRIILTGFTDIEDLVEAINAGQVYKYITKPWDPGELKAVVQRAAETYDLLKQRTEELRRANAQMSLLTVLVQVTQASNSLETILTPIATAFAESFAVNACILQMLEGQTLSTIQGFYSQQGTVNNWLNQDPLTNEAIATGQIQVAANIAKDPKLASISQYQDNGIQAHVVIPITYRNEMLGVLSLQWQQPISLREDELTLIHLSAQLVAIALTSSRCSL
- the treZ gene encoding malto-oligosyltrehalose trehalohydrolase — encoded protein: MKIGAHYLGNGECEFTVWSPKLNSVAVQILKPEQQLIPLKPLAEGYWQIKVNDVYPGTLYRYQLNDQEAFADPASQYQPEGVHGASEVVDHQFEWTDENWSGVPLESMIFYEVHVGTFTPEGTFTAIIPRLSELRELGINAIEIMPIAQFPGDTHIEADLAYRNWGYDGVYPFAVQNSYGSPSDLKQFVNACHENGIAVVLDVVYNHFGPEGNYMGQFAPYFTRTYKTPWGNAMNFDDAYSQGVRNYFIENALYWLEEFHIDGLRLDAIQAIYDLGAKHFLRELAEVVHNFSQRGTWKRLLIAESDLNNPQIIRPVELGGYGLDAQWSDDFHHALHALLTGDRQGYYQDFGKCADLAKAYADTFVYDWRYAPHRKRFHGISCRDRPLSQFSVCIQNHDQIGNQMQGERLSERISFAGLKLAAGAVLLSPYLPLLFMGEEYGETAPFIYFVSHSDPDLIQAVRAGRKEEFEAFHYAEDPPDPESAETFLRCKLNWELRHQGQHKVLWDWYRQLIHLRKTHPALQNYDRDSIEATSDEDKQIVVVRRWCESGEVILVMNFNTSPVTVVLPIQKSVRKLLDSSDSGGVEKLSVGEEVVLQPTSLVLYEV
- a CDS encoding trehalase family glycosidase is translated as MTKNTVRTYIKQTWKTLTRSHQHLLESAQDTKLEHQPNTPWIIYISPQEDCNTVKSVLERSLSTKEMQQIEIRTLPSEVEAIQEHGLLYLPGPYVVPGGRFNEMYGWDSYFILLGLLQDEEWELAQSQVDQLLYQVQHYGTILNANRTYMLTRSQPPVLSMMVLALFQHTQDQAWLKSTLPLLEQFYYYWVVPPHLNSATGLSRYYALGEGAAPEVLFSELDEAGRSHYERVKEYYKTFEIDDYDVSLFYDSEKDELTDLFYKGDRSMRESGFDITNRFGPFSVDIVHYAPVCLNSLLYQMEQDLTQIHKILDNPELAEQWSDRANIRRERINQYLWDEEKGIYLDYHFYSGKRRHYEFATTFYPLWTGLSSPEQAQRIVENLSLFTAPGGIFTSTRVTGNQWDAPFGWAPLTLIAVQGLYRYGYRKEGDDIAHKFLTMAIQEFTKYGFFVEKYDVERCSAQVSDEICFGYSSNEIGFGWTNGVILELLANLDDS